Below is a window of Leptotrichia sp. oral taxon 223 DNA.
AGTTAGTTGCCCCGTATAGATGCTTGCTTGGGTCAAACACATACTTGGTTAAATCGTTATCCCTTCTGTAGTATTCCAGGAACTTTCCTCCACGCCCCCTGTAGGTAGTTCCCCAGTCGTTGTTCGTATATCCTGTGCCGAACTGGAATGAAGCCCATGGGCTCTTGATAACCTGATCCCCCTGCTGAAGCAATTGTGCAAGTTCCCTCTCAGCACCTTTAAGAGACTGTTCATTCTCCTTTCTGGCACGTATGAAGGACTGACGCAGGTCAGTTATGGCATCATAGGTTGCGGCACTGACTTCCTGCTGCTCCGTAGCCGCATCGGCATTAAGCCTAGGCGCAAAAGTGAGAAGCCCGGTAACAAGGAAAGCGATTAGCAGGCTGTCAGAATAGTGCACGTCTTTACATCTTTTAACAAACGATCGCAAGTCTTTAGCAATCTGTCGTAAGTTATTACTCATATCTTCCTCCTTAAAATTATGAAAAATAGCCAGAAAACGACTATTAGTACAGTATAGTGTTTCATTCTGCCCCGAAAAGAATCTGATGGTGACAGAACAGCCTAGTAATGTTCAAAAACACGGAAAGACATCTAGAAAAGCAGGCAAAAATGCAATGTGGCGGGCAAAAAGTCCTTAAGGGCGCCCATAAGTGATTTTTTTGGAGAGATAATTAACTACACATTAAGTAAAAGTAATAGAAAGAGATATTTTTGATTAGAAATGTCAGTGATTTTTGAGTTCTGTTCTGAAATGATATTTTTAATAAAAAAAATATAAATAATATAGAAATTAATTTTTTATTTATAACAAAAAAAGACTAGAAAATTCTAGCCTAATTTGTCAACATTTTTTCATTTGTAAATATTTTTTCCTTTGTCCTATTTATTTTATTTTTCCATCTTTATATGTTTTTCTTTTTTTATCTTTATAAGTTTCTTTTCTATCTGAAATTTCTATAATTAATATTAACAAAATATCATTTTTTATTTCAGCTACAATTCTATAGGAGCCTACTCTATATCTCCATAATCCTTTTAAATTTCCCGTTAGTGCTTTTCCTCTTTGCTTTGGATTTTGTGTACCTATTAAATTTTCTGAAATCCATTTTTTAAGAAGTTTAGCAATTGCTTTATTTGATTTATTTAATTTTTTTAGATCTTTTTCTGCAGACTCAGTAAACTTTACTTCATAAAACTTTTTTTCCATTATAATTCTAGCCTTTTAAAAACCTCTTCAGCAGAAGCAGTTTTTTCAGATTTTGAATTTTCCCATCTTTTCAATATTCTTTTTTCATCTTCTTCAGTTATTTCATCATATATTTTGTCTAAAATTAAGTTACGAACAAATGATGACATGTTAAGATTATTCATATTTGAATATTCTTTTAAAAATTCTAAATCTTCTTTTTCCATTCTCAATGATAATGTAGGCATTCTTTATCCCTCCAATCGTAATATTTGTATTACAATTATACCAAGTATTATTCTATTTGTCAAGATATAATATCTCCTTATTCTTCATTCCTAAGATATGTCAATAATATTACCTCTTTTTTAATTTTTTTTTTATGCGTTTGTCGTGTATTTAGATAAGATTATTTATTTTAAAAAAGAAAATTTTAACATATGATTACCTTAATGATTCGTAATAAAATCTAAAAAAGAAGCAAAAAAAGAAAGGCCGCCCGTAGGCAGCCTCCCCCTTAAGTTTAAGCTGTTCTGCTTATTCTCAAGCTTTCTTGAGCTCTT
It encodes the following:
- a CDS encoding autotransporter-associated N-terminal domain-containing protein, which gives rise to MSNNLRQIAKDLRSFVKRCKDVHYSDSLLIAFLVTGLLTFAPRLNADAATEQQEVSAATYDAITDLRQSFIRARKENEQSLKGAERELAQLLQQGDQVIKSPWASFQFGTGYTNNDWGTTYRGRGGKFLEYYRRDNDLTKYVFDPSKHLYGATN
- a CDS encoding type II toxin-antitoxin system RelE/ParE family toxin, with the protein product MEKKFYEVKFTESAEKDLKKLNKSNKAIAKLLKKWISENLIGTQNPKQRGKALTGNLKGLWRYRVGSYRIVAEIKNDILLILIIEISDRKETYKDKKRKTYKDGKIK
- a CDS encoding DUF6290 family protein; the encoded protein is MPTLSLRMEKEDLEFLKEYSNMNNLNMSSFVRNLILDKIYDEITEEDEKRILKRWENSKSEKTASAEEVFKRLEL